The DNA sequence AGTGGGTTTAAAAAAGCTACACACGCAAAGAATCAACTTAATCTTTGTGTTCCTTTATTGTTATATGTTGTGATCACATTGAAGCCTTTTCTTTTGCCAACAGATAAGAACTAAGATATTCAATTTGGGGTAGTTTTTACCATTttgatcatctttgcaaattatCATGGAGTTCCCAAAACAAATTACACCAGCTGATGATCCTGAGAGCTCTTCCCAAAAGAAATTGGGAAGAGGGAAAATCGAGATCAAGAGGATCGAAAACACTACCAATCGACAAGTCACATTCTGCAAGCGTCGCAACGGTTTGCTTAAGAAAGCATATGAACTATCTGTTCTTTGTGATGCTGAAGTTGCTCTTATTGTTTTCTCTACCCGGGGGCGCCTCTATGAATATGCTAACAACAGGTTTAAGTCTTTTCTTTTGATCAATTCAATTACTTgctaaattttgttttgtttcaatccctcttcttttcttcttttgctccAATTACCCTCCAAAGATTGTTTCTGTGAAATTTCTTTTAAAAGTATGAAGATCATAAACCTATGAGTATGTAAGAATTGAATTTGTCTTGCTTATTCTGGGTCTAGTGTCATGAAGCTTCAGTACTGAAATGTGGCCCTAAGAAAGATTTATATCAAgactttattttcttctttttgttcgcTTTCCTTTATGACCTTTAAGGTATATTTCACCTATCAACCTATCAAGATTAGATCTTTcggttattttttttgtttatggtTTCTTTATTGTGCTTCTTctcttctagtttttgtttgACTGGGATTGCAGATCTGATGGTAAGAAATAGAAAGAGAAGTGGCTGTTGTGTATTAGTATTGGAGTGGCTGTTGTCTGAAAGCACACTCAGCTTAGGTTTCCAAAGATTTGCAGGTCTGCTAGATTAGCTTCCTTGTATCTCCATTGCTGCAAAACTTGccattttcctctctctctctctctctctctctctctctctctctctctctctctcttcacatgtCATGTATCAGTCAATAAAAAGTCTGAGCTTTATGCAGTGTGTCCAGCTCCCTTATCATCTCTTGACGCTTCCTACGTACATGTCAGCTAAGCTAAACAGTAGGAGCAAAAAATAATTCAAACCCATTACTACTAATCAAGTTCATAACCAGAACTAATTAAATTCATAACCTTTATGGTTATGGGGGTCTACAAATTCTGCCCTTTTCTGGTGCATAAGGAGGAGGCTTTACGGTCTTGTTAGCTAGGGTTTCAAAAGTCAAATAGCTAGATGCTTTGGAAGTCACCCAGAATCATACGACTTCTTCAATTATTCTGCAGATCTGAAAACATAGGTTCATAGCCTAGCTAATAGATGCCTAAAGTTTTGTCTTTACTAAATTACTCAGATCTTCAACAGATCATAAGAAAACAGCTATCATACTGGTGAGCACAAAACTCAAATGGGTATTCCTGAAAACTTGTCACAAATCTGTCTTTAGTCTCCACTCTCCAAGCACCTTAATTAGTTTAGATCTTTGTTTAAATACGGTTTGAAAACTCAGTACAGTAGGCGTTACTTGACCAATTTACCCCTATTGAACTAGGGGAGTGAGAAACATGTGCTTAGGGCTTCTTGTGTGAGCAAGCTAGCTAGCTGTaggtgtttctttcttttcttgagcTGCAACATACGAATCTTTGGTCACGTCACTCCGATATGATGTTTCTGTCCTTCAGTCTGGACAAAGAAGCTGGTGTCATGATTCCTTTTTAACTTCACCTCCTCTGTTATAATCTTATGCTTTCTCATGGATTGATTAATTTACCTAAAACTTACAAGGGTTTATTATACTTTCATATACTCCAAGAAAAGTTTGATTAAAGTTGACAGGACTGAGCAATGGACAATTGGGTACGAGCCAATGAGAGCTGAGGGTTTCTTTCACAGTTCAGGCTCTTTTTGGTGAATGGAGAAGGTGAGTCTGAGAAGAAACATCTAAAAATGGCTGCCAGTGCCTCAGAGATTTCAGGAAATAAATTCTTTTCAGATCCTTTTGAATAAAAAATGGCACTAGGGAAATGTTTAAAGGGTTTTACGTGGGTTTTATACCATCGAGGTGGGTGTGAAGGTGTATCATTAGGGTATTACTCTTTGTGTAATGGGTTCTTGACACGTGGCGAAGATGTAGATAGTGGGAGACTGCAGCCAATCATAGATTGGGAATTTCTGCCAGCATGGCAGAGACAACCAATCACTGGCTCGACAAATTTAAGGTAGTAACTTTCGCtgaatgctttgtttggttCTGTTCTATGTTATAGAACACATCAAACTATACTATAAATTAACTCTGGTGGAGCCAAGTCTAGGGCAATGGGGCATGAAAACCCCTAAAAACTTTTTTCATCTTGTAACACTATTCTTTGAAACTTTTAGATACATTTATGAAATCCTGAAAAAACTAATTAGCTCTGTACATTTACATTCAttgtaattaatatataatatatagttTTTAATTAGTATGATTTGAGTGAAAATATTTAAGGTTGATAGGTAATAAGCTCAGCTCATATATATACTGCTTCCAGGCGTTTTGTATTTTAACCAAGTACGTATTGGTCAAAAACAAATTATACTAGAAGGATCCACACATGCACATTGTATGAGGTTTGAggcaattagttttttttttttggtggtttCAATATATTGCCTTTTCAATCAAAGAATTTTCTAACATTTTTGAATATATGAGGTTATGGTATGTTCTTTAGTTAGACCAAGAACCCTactgtttatggttaattactGTCGCATTCTTTGAGTAAAGAGTACTAGTACTTGACATATAAGATACATCTTTTCTAGGATTTAGAATCCATTATATTCCTGGTGGAGGGATGAATAGGTTTAGTTGGAAAATGCTTCCTATAGGAATAGGTTTAGCTAATGATGATTTGTTTGGTGAATACATTTTGTCCAAACACTACTGAATTTTATCGAAATAGGTTTATATGGTGAAATGGTTTTGTCCAAACAGTTGAGATATAACTCGATCTAATGCTTTATTTGTCCAGTATATATAGCACTAAACCTATAAGCTAATTACAAAGCATTAATGTTGACTCAAAAGGGATAAGTGTCTAAATTGCACATGTATTGTATAGGTTTCATTTTTTCTGTTTAGAGGGAGAACAGGAAGGAAATagaaatttgaaaaagaaaactacTTGAATCTGTATTAAGTTTTTATTTCTCATGTTACATATGTTGAGTTCCATTCCATTACATTTCCTGCCTCCTTTCCTACCTCCTTCTTGGATATATATTCCCCTACCTATAGGtagaaaaatgaaaactaaaaagtcaaaatcaatATGGTTACTAATGCAAACCCAGTATTCAAGTCCTAATCTATTATGCTAGCTATCTCCAGAGGTCTTTTTGTCTTGGTGATTATATATAGATATAATGCACTCATCACTGATTACTGCACAACTGAAATATCAAATCTCTCCATGATCAAGCTCCAAGCTAGGATCAGtcaatttgcagtttttaattCCTACGGAAGTATATATAATACTTTCTCAAACTTTGTGGATCTTAGCATCTAATTTATGTATCCAGTTAAGGAGACCGTACCTCACGCCAAAGCAAGAAACTTGATCTTCAAGAATCAACAAATCCCACCATTGCTTGCATTTGTGAGGTTTTCTGTATCACTGAGAATTGCTcaaagagagaaattgagagGTTTTCTGTATCACCGAGAATTGCTcaaagagagaaattgagaacaAATTAGAAAAGGTTTGGTCTTTGCTAGGACACTATGCTTGTAAAGATATCTGTTAGGGGACAAACATTTAGGCGGCTATCTCTTATGATTCTTATATTAATCTCATTGCTATTCAATTATGCAATATATTCTGTGCAATTTGTACACTTTTGCTATTCAATTGCATTAAATTTTCCATACCTAAGATTTGGTAACTTTCTTCTATATCTAAATTTAAACtgtctttataaaaaaaaaaatttaactgtCTTTCTGGATGTGAGATATTTCATTTAGTATTACAAAGTTTTGAGCTTaattaattttggttttgatgttGCAGTGTTAGAGCAACAATCGAAAGGTACAAGAAAGCGTGTGATTCTTCAAACACTGGATCTGTAACTGAGGCTAATGTTCAGGTAAGCCTTTTTTAGATCATAAATAGAAAAAGGTACTCAGATTTCTTTTGCATGGTTAACAAATGGAACTTTTAATTCATACAAGTAGAAATGTAGAATGCAATCCCTAAGAATCTGAGTGATCTGACCTCTTTTTGTAACTGTACAGATCCCTAGAAACTTATTCTTATAAGATCGAACTAGTCTAAGACTGAACCCATTCTGGATTTATGAACCAACAATATATAAATAAGTCAATGGTTCCTCATATACAATCTTTCTAATGTACTGTGTTCAATTATGGCTCTGGTGAGTAGTAATACAGTATGCATATTAGTACTTTTGGTTCCTGGGAACTCCATATAGAAATGGAAAGggcttaatatatatatatatatatatatatagcccaaTTGCTTCATACCACATACATATTCAGAATGCTAAGAGTATCAGTTATGAGGTTGAGAAGGACTATAATATGCAGAGTGCTAGACCACCTTAGGATGTATCTTTATAGAATATGAAAGCTTGGTATTGTAATTTTGTTCTGCAAGACGTCAAGAGCTTTAGAGTGTTTCAAAATGAGTAACTTGATTTCAGTCATTTCTGTTcttattcattaattttttttaagtataAAAATGGAAGCATAGTAGAAGAGTAAGAAGTTGGATCAGCTGGAAAAGTCTGTTGTTTTATAGAAAAACCCTATGACTGAATCTTGCATTTGAACTTGCAACTCACTTCCACTTGTAGCAttttatatgtttatatatatatatatatatatatatattcacaaaatgTGGTGGTTCTGATGATGTTAGCTTGAAACTAatcctttaatatatttttgtaCAGACAACTGCATATTCCAATAACATTTGTCATTTGCCCAAGTTTCCATTGATAGCTCTTCTGTCTAATCAAACTCATAGCTAGCAAGTACACCTCCTGTGTTCTTGTCATTCCAGATGAttcattaatttaaaaaatgatATAAAATCTTTCAACGTACACATTTCAGTCTGCTAGCTATTCCATTTAGTTTGATTTAATAGATCGAGCATGACGCCTTTCTTAAGTCCATATATTTTAGAAAAGGCTTGAAAGTTGGAACTAATGGCTTGACACAACATATTTTATGATTAGTATCCACCTTCTGAAACTTATAACTTCTTATGAGTTTGATTAATGCTATAACTACATTGATGGCCTCAGTTTTATCAGCAAGAAGCCTCCAAACTAAGAAGACAGATCAGAGAAATTCAGAATTCAAACAGGTAACGTATCAAGTGTACACTGGAAATTTATCCATAATATAATAGGATTCTGATATGTATATATGGTGTCTGCAGGCATATACTAGGTGAAGCTCTTAGCACTTTGAACGTCAAGGAACTCAAGAACCTAGAAGGAAGATTGGAGAAAGGAATCAGCAGAATAAGATCCAAAAAGGTACTGAGTAAACTTTCCTTTTGTAACTGGaacaaatttaaatttaagtGTATCACATCTCATTGGTTTGTAATCAGAATCTCAACTGACATTCTCCAATATATATGTTCCCAG is a window from the Rosa chinensis cultivar Old Blush chromosome 2, RchiOBHm-V2, whole genome shotgun sequence genome containing:
- the LOC112188076 gene encoding agamous-like MADS-box protein MADS1 isoform X4, which gives rise to MEFPKQITPADDPESSSQKKLGRGKIEIKRIENTTNRQVTFCKRRNGLLKKAYELSVLCDAEVALIVFSTRGRLYEYANNSVRATIERYKKACDSSNTGSVTEANVQQEASKLRRQIREIQNSNRHILGEALSTLNVKELKNLEGRLEKGISRIRSKKNEMLFAEIEYMQKREIELQNHNNFLRAKIAENDRAQQQQANMMPGTSSAYDQSMPPPQSYDRSFLPVILESNHHYNRQGQNQTPLQLV
- the LOC112188076 gene encoding agamous-like MADS-box protein MADS1 isoform X1, whose translation is MEFPKQITPADDPESSSQKKLGRGKIEIKRIENTTNRQVTFCKRRNGLLKKAYELSVLCDAEVALIVFSTRGRLYEYANNSVRATIERYKKACDSSNTGSVTEANVQFYQQEASKLRRQIREIQNSNRHILGEALSTLNVKELKNLEGRLEKGISRIRSKKVLSKLSFCNWNKFKFKCITSHWFVIRISTDILQYICSQNEMLFAEIEYMQKREIELQNHNNFLRAKIAENDRAQQQQANMMPGTSSAYDQSMPPPQSYDRSFLPVILESNHHYNRQGQNQTPLQLV
- the LOC112188076 gene encoding agamous-like MADS-box protein MADS1 isoform X2, with the translated sequence MEFPKQITPADDPESSSQKKLGRGKIEIKRIENTTNRQVTFCKRRNGLLKKAYELSVLCDAEVALIVFSTRGRLYEYANNSVRATIERYKKACDSSNTGSVTEANVQFYQQEASKLRRQIREIQNSNRHILGEALSTLNVKELKNLEGRLEKGISRIRSKKNEMLFAEIEYMQKREIELQNHNNFLRAKIAENDRAQQQQANMMPGTSSAYDQSMPPPQSYDRSFLPVILESNHHYNRQGQNQTPLQLV